GGTGTTGAACAACTTGCCCAGGTCCCACAGGCAGTAACTGGCAGACTGAAGGCTTGAACCCTGGCAGAAGGACAAATTCACATGTTCACCCCCTGCCAAAACTACCAGGCTGCTTTCCCAAAGGGTTATGCTGTGTGCATGACCTCTGGCTATATGTgccacttttttttgagatgcactcttgctgttgcctaggctggagtgcagtggcgcgatctcagctcactgcaacctctgcctcctgggttcaagcaattctccagcctcagcctcctgagtagctgggattacaggtgtgtaccaccacgcccggcgaattatgtatttttagtagagatggggtttcaccatgttgggccagtctggtctcaaacttctgacctcaggtgatccgctcacttccacctcccaaagtgctgggattacagacgtgagccaccatgcccagcctatatgtGCCACTTTTAAACCACATCCTCACGAGTGGTGAATGCACATTTTTACTGGCATTTTTACTTAAGGAGCGTAAATACAGAAAACCTGAAGATACCAGTAGTAGTTTTTGGCCTGATCAGCTTCCATGGCCTGATTGGGCCCTCAGCCTGTCACTCACCAAGCCCCTTCTATTGTCACTGTGTGACCTTTTCCCAGacccagagaggaggaaactTCCTGACTGACCACCACGGTTCTTAAGAGCAACGGACTGGAGGCAGGGGCACCAGGACTCCGGCTCTGCTGCTCCCAGCAGTGgggcctcttcctctttcttctcccagcCTGAATCAAGCCCCTGGGAGGCGTCCCTGGGCCCTACAGACACAGTGCATGAGCttgggaggagaagggggaatgGGAGAGTCAGAGAGCCCAGAACACGCATGAGGTCTGGTTATACCCATGGGCCACTCTCCATCCTCAGAGTGGCGGTGAGAGGCCTGTGGTTTGGGCTCTGTGCCATATGGcagctgggaaaactgaggcacagtagCTTGCCTGAGGCCACTCAGCAGGTCTGTGTAtctgagattccatctcagggCCCTCGACTCTCTCTACCTCACACAGCCCTGTCAGCTGGGACCTGCAGTTTTGGCCCCATTTGGCTTCAGGCCACCGTGGTCCAGCAGGCCCGTGGTGCCAGCATGCCTCCCACTGTCCGCAGGTTTTTTGGAACCAAGTGGATGATGTTCCTGGCTGTGGGCATCTACGCTCTCTTTGTCTCCACCAACTACTGGGAGCGCTACTACACGCTTGTGCCCTCCGCTGTGGCCCTGGGCATGGCCATCGTGCCTCTTTGGGCTTCCATGGGCAACTACATCACCAGGTGAGCCTGGTGGGCAGCAGAACAGGAGGCTGGAGACCTGGTCAAGCCTCCACTTTATTGCCAACTTTGGCTCAGGGATCACAGTCCAGCCCCTTCcaccctctgggcctcagcttccccacaCCAGGGCTGGTCTGCCCCTAGCTCTGGGTGCAGGACACACAGGAGTGGCACAGGTCGGGCAGGGGAGAGCCTTCTCTCCTTTGTGGTCCAGGATGGCACAGAAGTACCATGAGTACTCCCACTACAAGGAGCAGGATGGGCAGGGGCTGAAGCAGCGGCCTCCACGGGGCTCCCATGCGCCCTATCTCCTGGTCTTCCAAGCCATCTTCTACAGCTTCTTCCATGTGAGTGCCACGTGGGTCATTGTTGGGTGGCAAGGGCAGACCCCCGCATTGAAGCCCATCCACAGTCTCAACCCTCTagtcctgttttcctttcttttattattgttatttttaaaaggcctggtctcactacgttgcccagctggctttgaactcctgggctccattgatcctcccaccttggcctcccaagcagccggGACTACGTGCGCACACCACTGCATCTGCcccaacttcatttctttttctttctttcttttttggtgggggtggggggcagggtctggctctgttgcccaggctggaatgcagtagtgcagtcacggctcattgcaaccttgaactcctgggctcaagtgatgctcctacctcagcggtctgagtagctggcatcacatgcgtgtgctaccacacccggctaatttttttattttttgtagagatagggtctttctatgttgcccaggctgcccatCTGCCTTTCTTGAGCACACCCCAGCTTGCTCATCCATAGAGACCTCATCTGCCCCTGTCCACAGTGCTGGCCAGGAGGAGGTCTTCCTCACTGCGCGGCCCTGTAACCACGCTACTCCCAGAACTGGGAAGGCCCCTGTCCCCAAAAGGCTGTGCCTGGACGTGACTGTGACCCCTACCTGGCTCTATACCTGAGTCTGGTCCCAACTGCCCTTGTGTCTGCAGCTGAGCTTCGCCTGCGCCCAGCTGCCCATGATTTACTTCCTGAACCACTACCTGTATGACCTGAACCACACGCTGTACAACGTGCAGAGCTGCGGTTAGTCCTtatgggggttggggaggagtcccCAAAGCCTGCTTACTTTCCCAGCAGACACTGGGCCCTCACTCACAGGATTCAGGGCTGGCAGCCCAGTGCCCCACGGCTCTGGTGGGCAAGACACAGGGCCCTGTAGGAGTAAGTAGTTAGGACATCTGACCCAGCCAGGAGAGTGGGCGGGCAGGGAAGACTGCCTGGAGGAGGCACCATCTGGGCTGAGGCTGCCAGTGGGATCTTTCTTGGGGCCAGGCAAAGAGTCAGAGCTCAATCAGTGCAGGGGGTGTGTATGGAAATGTGAGGTCGACTGAGCCTTGGGGCAATAGGGTGGGAAGCAGGGGAAAGATGCCCCTTTCCCGGGGCACACCCAGCCCCAGTGGCCCAAACCTCCAAACCGCTCTCCGAAGGAACCCTGCCCTTGCTCTCACTCTCCCGCGCCTCCGCGGCTGGTGTGGCTCCACCCAGGTGGCTGGGTTGACTCTATGCCCTACTCTTCACTCACGgtgctcccacccccacccttcccAGGCACCAACAGCCACGGGATCCTCAGCGGCTTCAACAAGACGGTTCTGCGGACGCTCCCGCGGAGCGGAAACCTCATTGTGGTGGAGAGCGTGCTCATGGCAGTGGCCTTCCTGGCCATGCTGCTGGTGCGGCCTGGGATGGGGGCAGGACAGTCTGTGAAGCAGAGTGTGGGTCTGGGGACCGAGTCTGCGAGAAAGGGTCTGGATCAGATGGAGTGGCCAGGGTCGGGTTGTGGCCTGGAGGGGGAGCCGTAGGCCTGGGAGCGTGATCTGAGTTGGGGAGTTAGGGCCGAGTGCTGCTGCGGGCATGAGGCTCGGAGGCGGGGCTGAGGCCTGTGGTCCGAGGCAGGGGTGGGAATCCAGAGGCCAGGGGCTGGGAGTGTGGTGGCCTGGCTTTGTGCTGAGAGGCGGGGCCTTGAGCTGGGATGAGGCAAGACCTGGACCTGTGGGTGTGTCTCAGGGTCGGGGCCCTGGGCTGGGAGGCGGGGCCGAGAGCTGGGGCAAGGCCTGGGTTTGTGGTGCATCTGAAGGGCGGGGCTGAAGCCTGGAGGCCGGGCCTGGGCCTGGCTGGCTGCCCCTCAAGTCATGGGTTCACAGGTGCTGGGTTTGTGCGGAGCCGCTTACCGGCCCACAGAGGAGATCGATCTGCGCAGCGTGGGCTGGGGCAACATCTTCCAGCTGCCCTTCAAGCACGTGCGTGACTACCGCCTGCGCCATCTCGTGCCTTTCTTTATATACAGCGGTTTCGAGGTGCTCTTTGCCTGCACTGGTATCGCCTTGGTAAGTACAGCCTGCATAGGATTGCCCGATAAAAGACAAGATAACCAGGTAAATTTGAATTCAAGTAAACAACggataatttttaattacatgtGTAAGTGTGTATATGTCTATCCCAAATATTCccctcctgctttctcttccctctcttacCCCCATCCCGTCtttaccttgggcaagttattttagCTTCTCTGAATTGAAATGGGACGGCACCCACAAAGCATTTGGTTCCTTGCGGAGTACAGCCCATGCTGTCTAGGCGCACTCCAGGCATTTTCACACTTGCCCTCAGAACCTTCCCCTGAGCCTTGCAGCGAGGTCAGGCAGTCCAGGGAGGGCAGGGCGTGGCCTAAGGAACACTTCTTGTGGGGAGGTCTGGGCTGTTCTGGACTCCAATGCGCACCCCTTGTCCCCCCCAGGGCTATGGCGTGTGCTCGGTGGGGCTGGAGCGGCTGGCTTACCTCCTCGTGGCTTACAGCCTGGGCGCCTCAGCTGCCTCACTCCTGGGCCTGCTGGGGCTGTGGCTGCCACGCCCGGTGCCCCTGGTGGCTGGAGCAGGGGTGCACCTGCTGCTCACCTTCGTCCTTTTTTTCTGGGCTCCTGTGCCTCGGGTCCTGCAACACAGCTGGATCCTCTATGTGGCAGCTGCCCTTTGGGGTGTGGGCAGCGCCCTGAACAAGACTGGACTCAGCAGTGAGTATAACTGTAGGCACTGGGAGTGGGGgaggcggggcggggcaggggacTTTATGGTTATCTCTGGGCGGTTGGCTGGACATAGACATCCCAGGGACAGATATGGGGTCCCATGGTCACATAGGGTCCTGTGGACATGGCAGAGGGGCTTCCTGTGGACACTCCAGGGGTGGAAGGGAAGTCTCATGGACACAGTGGGGACAGATGGGTAGGGCCTGGAGACAGGTGTGGGAGTTCCATGCCATGAACATTCTGTTAATACCCCAGGGCGGGCACAGGGCCCCATCAACACTGGAGGGTCAGTGTGAAATCTCGTGGCTACACAGGGTAGGTGTGGGGCTCTGTGGACACCCCTTAGGGACAGTGTGAAAAACACATCAGGGATTCTCCCTTTTCATACCAGGGGACAGGGCCTACCTTGGCATAGTTTTCGTGACACTTGGAGCAGATGTTTTGGTCTCTGCCTCAGGCAGCGTGTGGTAGGAGCAAGTGGCCTTGTGTACACCAGGGCATAGATACAGACATGGGCCTTTGTATGGAGAGGAGCAGGCCTGCAGCTCCAACCCAGTCTGCTCAGTACCAGAGTCCAGCCCCCAGGTCTGGGCTGCTGGGGAACAGGGCCCTGTTTGCAGAAGGCAGCGGGTAGGCCCAAGTTCAGCTCCAGGATGTTCCCTGCCCACAGATGGGCACATGCAGTGACACAGCTAGCACACACGGGCACGGTCCTGCAGGGCATCCATGTCAGCATCTGTTCTGATGGGCCGAAGCTGTGAACAGTTTTGAACGTATGGCAGAGGTCATGCCTGCTGCTGGCAGGGCAGGGGCTTGCTCGGTGTCTCTGTCTGTAGTAGGGGCTGGAGCCCCACACTGCACCACAGTCTCTTGGCCGTTTTGCCCACGGATAGCCAATTCTGGGCAGAGTCCTGCCTG
The sequence above is a segment of the Theropithecus gelada isolate Dixy chromosome 14, Tgel_1.0, whole genome shotgun sequence genome. Coding sequences within it:
- the UNC93B1 gene encoding protein unc-93 homolog B1 isoform X1; amino-acid sequence: MEAEPPLYPMAGAAGPQGDEDRLGVPDGPEAPVSGDQEREGQGSPVGRGGPGGSGHRGAWVRGAIAGASGMRGPQLDELVGAYPNYNEEEEERRYYRRKRLGVLKNVLAASAGGMLTYGVYLGLLQMQLILHYDETYREVKYGNMGLPDIDSKMLMGINVTPIAALLYTPVLIRFFGTKWMMFLAVGIYALFVSTNYWERYYTLVPSAVALGMAIVPLWASMGNYITRMAQKYHEYSHYKEQDGQGLKQRPPRGSHAPYLLVFQAIFYSFFHLSFACAQLPMIYFLNHYLYDLNHTLYNVQSCGTNSHGILSGFNKTVLRTLPRSGNLIVVESVLMAVAFLAMLLVLGLCGAAYRPTEEIDLRSVGWGNIFQLPFKHVRDYRLRHLVPFFIYSGFEVLFACTGIALGYGVCSVGLERLAYLLVAYSLGASAASLLGLLGLWLPRPVPLVAGAGVHLLLTFVLFFWAPVPRVLQHSWILYVAAALWGVGSALNKTGLSTLLGILYEDKERQDFIFTIYHWWQAVAIFTVYLGSSLPMKAKLAVLLVTLVAAAVSYLRMEQKLRRGVAPRQPRIPRPQHKVRGYRYLEEDNSDESDAEGEHGDGAEEEAPPAGPRPGPELAGLGRRPCPYEQAQGGDGPEEQ
- the UNC93B1 gene encoding protein unc-93 homolog B1 isoform X2, whose product is MEAEPPLYPMAGAAGPQGDEDRLGVPDGPEAPLDELVGAYPNYNEEEEERRYYRRKRLGVLKNVLAASAGGMLTYGVYLGLLQMQLILHYDETYREVKYGNMGLPDIDSKMLMGINVTPIAALLYTPVLIRFFGTKWMMFLAVGIYALFVSTNYWERYYTLVPSAVALGMAIVPLWASMGNYITRMAQKYHEYSHYKEQDGQGLKQRPPRGSHAPYLLVFQAIFYSFFHLSFACAQLPMIYFLNHYLYDLNHTLYNVQSCGTNSHGILSGFNKTVLRTLPRSGNLIVVESVLMAVAFLAMLLVLGLCGAAYRPTEEIDLRSVGWGNIFQLPFKHVRDYRLRHLVPFFIYSGFEVLFACTGIALGYGVCSVGLERLAYLLVAYSLGASAASLLGLLGLWLPRPVPLVAGAGVHLLLTFVLFFWAPVPRVLQHSWILYVAAALWGVGSALNKTGLSTLLGILYEDKERQDFIFTIYHWWQAVAIFTVYLGSSLPMKAKLAVLLVTLVAAAVSYLRMEQKLRRGVAPRQPRIPRPQHKVRGYRYLEEDNSDESDAEGEHGDGAEEEAPPAGPRPGPELAGLGRRPCPYEQAQGGDGPEEQ